The following is a genomic window from Rana temporaria chromosome 7, aRanTem1.1, whole genome shotgun sequence.
GTTTCAGAAAGTTAGCCTTGCATCCTATTGAGTTTGAATGAACCACCTAATGTAACATGCGTCAATGCACCAAACACATGTGCAGAGTTGTGATGTGAATGTCCCCTCTGTGAGATTCTGACATTGTCAACAGTACAAAAGCAAGCATTttagagttgtcaccagaacaggaatagaggggaaacctttcaatggggacaccggTTCCAATaacaactaaggccccgtacacacgagaggatccatccgctggaattgatccacggaccggctccagcggatagatcccctggtgtgtacaatccagcggatctgtttccgctgatttttatcccctgggatgaatttccagcggataaaaattttaagacatgctttaaaatctatccgcttgaatccatcccaacggattgatccgctggtctgtacagactcaccggatcaatccgtccgaatgaatcccccgcatgcctcgtaatgattcgacgcatgcgtggaattccttatatgacagcgtcgcgcacgtcgccgcgtcatcatcgcggcgacggcgcgacacgtcatcgcgatggtatttcggcgcggattttgatccgacgGTGAGTACACttaatcggatcaaaatcctcggaaatcctcaagaggatttatccgcggaaacggtccggtggaccgtatccgcggatgaatcctctcgtgtgtactaggcctcagaggGCAGAGGAATTGTCTCTTGTTTCTTGCTGCCtctccaggacaggaaatgaagggaaatctccccagcaggaaacaaaaaataactttttaagggccctttcacacgggcggacgaacggaccgtttattacaagtccgtttacggacttgtaatgcatctctatgggattgcagacgttagcggatgatgcatccgctaacgtccgtaacgatccgcgtccgcaaagttccgctttttcagacggaagaaaaccctatttttcttccgtctggcggaacggatcggatgaatacggacacacggtccgtattcatccgattccccataggggagagcagagcaaagacagggcggtttctgcacagtgtgcggggaccgccctgtccgccgacagctcagcggggatttacggaggatccccgctgagccgacggacacacacggggcggatcaatttggatccgctccgtgtgaaagagccctaagggttGTAAACCTCCTTGACTCTACCAAAAATTTAGAACAGTTTTGGCTACACATAcactctaaggggcagatccacatacatttgctacgccgctgtaacttacttcgcaaatctttgaatcctgaaagaatttgcaccgtaagttacggcggcgtagtgtatctctcgcggcgtaagggcgtggaattcaaatgcggcgagtagggggcgtgtttcatttaaatgaagcgtgtccccgcgccaaacgaactgcgcatgccccatccgtcaaaactcccagggtgcattgctccaaatgacgtcgcaaggacatcattgttttggacgtgaacgtaattggcgtccagccccattcacggacgacttacgcaaacggcgtataattttacgcgggaacgacggccatacttaacattgagtacgccaccagatagcagctttaactatacgccggaaaaagccgaacggaaacgacgtaaaaagaatgcgatggccgctcgtacgttcgtggatcctcggaaatagctaatttgcatactcaacgcggattacgacgtgaacgccacccagcggccgccggaaaattgcatcttagatccgacggcgtactaaggcgtacgcctgtcggatctaacacagatgtcgtcgtatcttgtttggtggataccaaaacaaagatacgacgcgcaaaatttgaaattacgcggcgtatcaacagatacgccggcgtaatgtctttgaggatctgcccctaaatctttGTCAGTTGATCTTTACATGTTATACAATTCTCGCTGttcaaaagaggaaaaaaacactTAACTTATCCAATAAACGGTGTCACTAAAACTTCAAACTTTCTATGTAAATCACACCTCAATACATACACGTGCATTGATAGGATTGTTTACACGGATGCCGTTCATTCACAtaggaaaaagaaaatacatttaaatattcactgattgtttttattataaacaAGAAATTGTTAATTaatttttctttctctccccagGGCCAAGAGATGCCTCACCTACCGGCATCACCAGCAGAACATCATCGGCTCCAAACATTAAGCCAAAGTCAAAATCTTCTTTAGCATCATTCGCTCAACCCAATTTTACTGAAGAGCAACCTCAACTGGCTTCAGAAGATAGCAGCAATGACAACGAGTTATTGGCTTCAGCCAACTTCAAGGACTCAGGCTTATCTACCTCATGTAGCCAGCCACCATCTCTAGCTTCATTGGCTTTGACCCAAACCAAGGACTCGGCACTATCTGCCTCATGTAGCCATCCACCATCCCTGGCGACATCGGCTTTGCCCCAAACCAAGGACTCTGAATTAGATGCATCATGTAACCAGCCACCATCTCCAGGTTCATTGGCTCTGACCCCTAAAGACTGGCAATTATCTGCCTCATGTAACCAACCACTAGCTCCGACTTCATTGGCTTTAACCCCTGAAGACTGGACATTATCTGCCTCATGTAACCAGCCACCATCTCTGGCTTCATTGGTTTCAACCCCTGAAAACAGTGCATTATCTGCCTCATGTAACCAGCCACCATCTCCAGCATCATTGGCTTTGACCCAAGCCAAGGACTCAGCATTATCTGACTCATGTATCCAGCCATTATCTCCGGCTTTATTGGCTTTGACCCAAGCCAAGGACTCAGCATTATCTGACTCATGTAGCCAGCCACCATCTCCAGCTTCATTGGCTTTGACCCAAGCCAAGGACTCAACATTATCTGACTCATGTATCCAGCCATTATCTCcggcttcattggctttgaccCCTGAAGACGGGCCCTTATCTGCCTCATGTAGCCAGCCACCATCTCCAGCATCATTGGCTTTGACTCAAGCCAAGGACTCAGCATTATCTGACTCATGTATCCAGCCATTATCTCCAGCTTCATTGGCTTTGACACCTGAAGACGGGGCCTTATCTGCCTCATGTAGCCAGCCACCATCTCCAGCTTCATTGGCTTTGACCCAAGCCAAGGACTCAGCATTATCTGACTCATGTATCAAGCCATTATCTCcggcttcattggctttgaccCCTGAGGATGGGGCCTCATCGGCTTTAATCCAAGCCAAGGACTCAGCAGTATCTGCCTCATGTAGCAAGCCACCATCTCCAGCATCATCGGCTTTGACCCAAGCCAAGGACTCAGGATTATCTGCCTCATGTAGCCAGCCACCATCTCCAGCATCATCGGCTTTGACCCAAACCAAGGACAAAGCATTATCTGCATCATGCAACCAGAAACCATCTCcggcttcattggctttgaccAAAACCAAGGACAAAGCATTACCTGTATCATGTAACCAGCCACCATCTCCGGCTTCATTGTCTTCGACCCCTGAAGACTGGTGGGAAGTATCTGTCTCATGTATCCAGCCACCATCTCCGGCTTTATTGGCTTTGACCCAAACCAAGGACAAAGCATTATCTGCATTATGCAACCAGCAACCATCTCCAGCTTCTGTGGCTTTGACCCCTGATGACTGTTGGACATTATCTGCCCCACGTATCCAGGCACCTGTGGCACCTGTGGCTTCGGCCAAAACCAAGGATTCGGCATTATTAGTCCCATCTAGCATCCCACCATCTAAAGCTTCACTGACGCCAGGAAACACCAGCAACAGAGATTTATGCCAGCTTAATACATCCAAATGTAGTTTCTACCTACAGGCCTTTACGGCTCACAAACTTCTTGGAGAAGGTTCTTTTGGAAAGGTAAGTGATTTTGCTGATTTACCCAGGAGATTGCCACAGTCTGCAATGTGTTTTCCTATACATGTTCTCCATGATAAAATATCCCTATTCTTGTAAAAGTCTCACTTACACTAGACACTAGAGGCAAAGTGTGCTAAGCCATAATGCTTGCAGCTTAACGCAAATAACTCtcttccccctgccccccccccccacaattagatatattttaaagcaATTTTATTCTGGTGTGCACATAAGAAACCTTTGTGCCTGCGCAGATGTGCCACAGGACTCTACCTTGTTCTAAAGACAGGGCAGAGGCCTATGGCACATATGTGCCCATGCAAAATATTTAAAGATGGCTACATGGGTGAGGAGGGACAGGGCAGAAATAATGGggactgaagttcctcttcaATGGGGGTTTCTCAAGTCTTGTTAAAAAAGGCTCTGTATTAACATAATGCATGCATCCCCAAGTGTCTAGCCGGAACTAAGCCCTACAGATCTGGGAATACTGCAGAAAATATGATCATAGTTACTCACTCCCTAGACACTGTAAGAATGACACTCCTGATATGTGCAGTACTAGGCAAAGGAAAACCCCTCCAGACTGTAGTAATATTGTATTGTAACTTTGAAATGTGAACTAATGTACCTCTGTCTCCTCCAGGTTGTGCTAGCATCCTATAATGCCACCAACAAAAAGGTGGCCATCAAGACTGTGAAGAAGAGACGCATGCTCCAGAAGAATCCCAAAGGTGCCATGATCGAGCTTAAGGTGTTGAAACAAATTAGAGACAATCGTTTCGTGACTTGTCTATATGGCAGCTTTCAGACTGAGGTAAGTCTTATCATCTACCCCTTTTCTTACCAAACACAGGGTATGTTATACCCTTGTATCGT
Proteins encoded in this region:
- the LOC120946227 gene encoding nascent polypeptide-associated complex subunit alpha, muscle-specific form-like; its protein translation is MSQLNRQTVPTTQKKKGCRSVRKVISALFSKWCPCIARKVHGDNTNGPRDASPTGITSRTSSAPNIKPKSKSSLASFAQPNFTEEQPQLASEDSSNDNELLASANFKDSGLSTSCSQPPSLASLALTQTKDSALSASCSHPPSLATSALPQTKDSELDASCNQPPSPGSLALTPKDWQLSASCNQPLAPTSLALTPEDWTLSASCNQPPSLASLVSTPENSALSASCNQPPSPASLALTQAKDSALSDSCIQPLSPALLALTQAKDSALSDSCSQPPSPASLALTQAKDSTLSDSCIQPLSPASLALTPEDGPLSASCSQPPSPASLALTQAKDSALSDSCIQPLSPASLALTPEDGALSASCSQPPSPASLALTQAKDSALSDSCIKPLSPASLALTPEDGASSALIQAKDSAVSASCSKPPSPASSALTQAKDSGLSASCSQPPSPASSALTQTKDKALSASCNQKPSPASLALTKTKDKALPVSCNQPPSPASLSSTPEDWWEVSVSCIQPPSPALLALTQTKDKALSALCNQQPSPASVALTPDDCWTLSAPRIQAPVAPVASAKTKDSALLVPSSIPPSKASLTPGNTSNRDLCQLNTSKCSFYLQAFTAHKLLGEGSFGKVVLASYNATNKKVAIKTVKKRRMLQKNPKGAMIELKVLKQIRDNRFVTCLYGSFQTEEYLLYVMEYLRGGSIRDLIVAQAPLSPVVIRMLTSEIICGLQYLHGKGIMHRDIKPENVLLDEYGHPKIADFGVAVTDVFPPKKITGTAGTVKYMAPEEMKGNDTKTEKSPLSRSLLLSN